Part of the Cardinium endosymbiont of Culicoides punctatus genome, ATGTAAACGATAATTTGTAGCAGGATAGACTTCAAAACGACTGCCCGTTTCATGGTCATCATAAACAAATTTTTCCTTGAGCTGAAAGAACTTTCGTGGTGCCTCTTGTTCCAGCAATCCACCTTGCAATAAGAGATCAAAAAAAGCCAATGCACTGCCATCTAAATCAGGGACTTCTGGTCCATCTAACTGAATGCAAATGTTATCAATTTGCCATGCAACGATGGCAGCCAGTAGATGCTCTACCGTGGCAACTTTTACTCCTTCTTTTGCCAGTACGGTTCCCCTTTCTGTAGCTATTACATTACCTACTAATGCTTCTATAATAGGCGTATTAGGGAGGTCCATACGCTGAAATTGTATGCCAGAATCCACAGGCATAGGCAAAAGCGTACCATGAACATGGATGCCTGTATGTATACCAATACCTTTAAAGCTGATGGTATCTCGAATGGTGTGTTGTTGTTTATGTTGCATGGTATATTCAAGTTATTTGCTGCTGATATAAATTTATTCTGTAATTTTTAGCTTGAATAGTTCTAAATTAGGGTTAATAGGTTACGTATCTATTTTGTTGATGCAATATATCAAATAATTAGGTGAAAGGGGAATATGAATTTCTTGTTATACTGGACTGATTTTTTCAGTCCAGTGTATATTAAAACATATCGAGCGGTAAAAATAGAAATGTTTTAAGAGGCTTTTGAAAAGTCCCAATAAAATTTTTGTGCGAAATGTTGGGTTAATTGTTTTATTATGTGGATAAAAATAATCTATCTTATTGGAATTTGTGCAATGAATTTTTCATCTATATTATATGATTTTACATTTGCAATCACAGCTTTTCATCTTACAGACGAGGCTAAGAATGGTGCTATAGTCTATTCAGTTGGTTATTTAGCAGAAATTTTGGTAAGTATGGGATTTGGAGGGTTTTTAGATGCTTATTCTAAACGCACCTTATTTACTATTGCTATGATCAGTAAAGTATTTTTATTTATTTTTGTTTTCATATTTTTTAATAAAATACGTGTTAGTTTAGCAGCAATCAGTATTGCAGCATTTTTAGTAGATCTTATCAGTCATGTAACTCATCTGACCAATTTGGTTTCTATCGCTACGTGCTACCATGGAGAGGAACGTATTAAGTTTAATGGACTAGTCCTTACGATCTCTGGTATAATGAGGATAAGTGGTCCTATATTAGCTAGTATGTTTCTTAGTTATTTTTCTCAACCTTCTTACATGCTACTGATTGCTACATTATTTCAATTCATAGCCATGTGTGCTTATTATTACATCATGCCACTCATGGAAAGAGAAAAAACAATCCCATTCTCCACACAAAGTGTGAGCCATGCATTACGAGGAACAGTAATTGCTTTGCAATTAATTTTTGCAGATTTAAAATGGATAAAACTATTACTTATACACGTTTCTACAGCGACTATTTTGGCTATTGCTACGCTTCTTTTATTTCCATTATTTTCAAAAATATATCACATTTCAGATGTAGAAATAGGTGTACTTAGAAGTATTGGAGCTATTGGAAGTGTGGCAGTAGGGGTGGTACTTGGTAGTGTTTTTACTACAAAAAAATTGAGTACTGGAATTTCAATCACTGTTTTTATAGCAGGGTTATCTCTGTCCCTATTTAGTTTTTATAGTGGATTTTATAGTGCAATGTGTCTTGTTTTTTTATTTCAATCTAGCTGCACGCTTTTTTTCCGTACAGCAAGTCTTTATTTTCAAACATTTATTCCCAATGAAGTTATGGGAAGTTGGTGGGCAGCTATTGATGCAATAGAGCGTTTATTTTCTTTAGGAGGCATTCTTGCAGGAGGATATATTTTTGATATATCTGGCGGTGAATTGTTATACAATATTCTGGGGGCTTGCCTTATTGTAATTTCTATACTATGGTTTTTACGAAATCGTAGTTTGGCTTAACTGATTTTTTAAAAGAAATTTTGGTGATGGTTAAGTGTCAAGAACACAAAGGATAACTTCCGACGTGATGCTGTATAAGGCATGATGGTAGTCCTACCGGAATCGGCTGGTAGAAGCCAGTTTTCAAACGACCCTAAGCCCCCCTGGATGACTCGATATTGTTAACACCAATTAATTGACATACACTTACCGTAACACATTTTTATGCATTTTTAACGAATATATTTTGAAAAAAATTAAAAATGTTGCTTATATGGCAAAAATTACGTAGTATTGAAATGCACATTAAATCCCATTGCAACATTGTTTGAAAAATTAGAAAAAGAAGCTATTTCTGACAAAGAAAAATACTTACTATAAAATCTAATAACCATATGATCAACTCTAAACACCTTAAATTATTATCATTCCTACTACTACTCTTCCTATGTCAGTCATGCGGGCAACACAGATTAAATATGGGGACTCGTGACAAGAGACCTGCTGATAATAAATTTTATTTAAAAAAAAAACGAAAATAGACGAAAGTGAAAATACAGATATAAATAATAATTATGAAGAAGAGATACATGACAGTAAGCTTATTGCATTTACAAAATGGACCCCTGCAATGTTTTATGAAAAGTTTAAAATCGAATTTGATGAAAGTAGTTTAGGTTATCTAGACTTAAAAAAAATAATCAGCAACAATAAAAATGGTATCAATCAAGATACATATAATAAAATTATATCTCAAGTTAAAGATTTATTAGAGGGTTATGGTGGCTATAACTTGAATAAAAAGGAAATTACTCCATCCCTATATGTTAATGACATATTACTAGCTATAACCTTAGAGATTAGTAGAGATTTAAAGTCACAAATTCATGATAAATCATTAATTATCGATGCTGAACATTCTTGTAATGGTGATTCTGCAATAGGTGAAATAGACTACGTTGTAATTCTAAAAGATAATGGACCTCAGGGGGGGGGAAATCATACTGTTTGTTACAGAAGTTAAGACATCTGATACCTTTAATAAAGGGTTATTACAACACTGTATGGAGCTAACAGCTTATGAAAAAAATGGGGCTAAACATCCTATATATGGTGTTTTAACATGCGCGAATCAATGGATTTTTACCAAATACGAACGAAAAAATCTTGACGAATATTTTATAACTGATTGGGAAATATCTAGTACCATACCTATGGAAATACCTCGTTACATATCAGATTTTGAAGAAAATAATAAAAAGAGTATTAAAAGAGTGTATGAGTATTTAAAATGTATGATTTACCAATCTATAATAGATTTAGATCTGAATTTTAATCCTAAATCTATAACAGCAAAAGACAACTATGCTACTGAATCATAATACTGTCTAGGCCAAAGTCTTCGCTCCACAAGCAGGGCTCAGACGGGAGCCAAAAAAAAGAAAATAAGGAAAAATACTTGCTATAATGCTAGTCCCATACGTAAACCAACATCCATATGATGTTAACCATGTTAAATAAATACTAATTTCAAGAACCGATTTCCTGCTATTTTAACTACTACCAACTTTAGATTAAAACTAAAAAAGAATTTGTAAATTTATATCAATTTTAAGTCAGCGGATTTCATACTAAGGCGGTTTCAATTTTTTAACCGAAGTTGGCCGTCTGTTTTTTTGTTAGCACTAGGGAACAAACCCTATGATTAGTTTTTTATATTAAGTATAATCTTACCTTATTTTGCAGATTAACGATTTTATAGCATTATATAAAGAAAATAAAATAGTAAAAGAGCTCAGTGATCACCTAAGCCAGGAAAAGCAAAATATAACCCTACACCTCCAGGGTATTGTAGGCAGTTTAGATGCAATACTTATTACTGCAGTGCAACAGCGATGTCCCCGGTTACAATTGGTAGTTCTTACAACAAAAGAAGAAGCATGGGATCTTTATGGTGATTTTCGAAACTTGCTTGCGCCCGACATGGTACTGCTTTTACCCTGTTTAGAAGAAGATGATCGTGCACAAGCAGAAGGCAAGCAAATTCTTCAAAATAAACGTATAGAAGTAATACATGCTATAGCAACAAAGCCTATTGCAGTAGTCATAACGTATATGGCGGCCCTTGCCGAGAAAATCTTAGATCAATCTCAAATAGCAGATAGGAGTTGCAACCTGCAGGTGGGTCAAACAATATCTTTGAAAACATTAGAATCAACACTTAGAAAACAGTTATTTACCAAAGTTGATTTTGTTTATAAACAAGGTCAATTTGCCGTACGTGGAGGGATTGTTGATGTATATACCGCTAATGAATCAGTACCTTATCGTATAGAGTTATGGGGCAATGCCATTTCTAGCATACGTACCTTTGATCCAGATGATCAAAGATCTTTTAAAGCAGTAACCAAAGCGACTATTTTATCCAACCAACAAGAAGATCCATTAGAAAAGACTTTGCGTTACACTTCTTTTGCAAGCTGCCTGCCAACAGATACCTGTATTTGGATTAAAAATAAGACAACAACTTTGGAAATTTTTGATAAAATAGACTCAGGTATTCATAACAATGATATTCATGCTACCATCCATAGCAGTCACATACCAAGAGAAACCAAAGAAAGCTTTATGGCATCTATTGATGCCTTTCATCAGATCACATTTGGGACACAGCAGTGCATGGCTACAGATAAAGACCTTATAATACATTACCCATCTGATCCTCAGCCATATTTTAAAAAAAAATCCAATTTACTTATTGATGATCTCTGTAAAAGAAACCAAGATGCATATAATGTCTTGATTACTGCTGTATCTGCAGGGCAATTTGCACGACTGGATACCATTTTACAAGAAAAAGAACCTAAACCTTATTTTACCCCTTTATTGCTTGGCCTTCGAGAAGGTTATATAGACCATACCGCTCAAATAGTGTGCTATACAGACCATCAAATCTTTAACCGATACTATCAATACCAGCCACCAAAGCACTATTCTTCAACAAAAACAGTGCTGATTCAGCAAGCTACAAATCTACAAGTTGGGGACTATGTAGTACATAGTGATTATGGCATTGGTCTATTTTCTGGATTACATACCTTACATATTAATGGATATAAACAAGAAGCTGTTCGTCTTATTTATAAAAATAATGATATGGTTTATGTAAATGTAAGTGAATTATATAAGATCAGTAAATACACTAGCAAGCATGGAACGCCCCCCAATATGCATAAATTGGGGACTACAGTTTGGCAAAGCAAAAAAAGTACTGTAAAAAAACAGATTAAAGACATTGCTAAAGAGCTCATAACCCTTTATGCAGAACGTAAAAATGCCACAGGATTTTCCTTTGGAAAAGACACTTATATGGATGCAGAATTGGCTTCTTCCTTCTGCTATGAGGACACCCCTGACCAAGCATTGGCCATTGCTGCTGTTAAAGAAGATATGGAACGGCCCATTCCCATGGATAGGCTTATTTGTGGCGATGTGGGTTTTGGTAAAACAGAAATAGCGATTCGTGCTGCCTTTAAAGCAGCAGAAAATGGGAAACAGGTGGCAGTGCTCGTACCTACTACTATTCTAGCCCTGCAACATTACAATTCGTTTATGAGTAGATTAGCCGATCTGCCTGTAAATGTAAGCTATATCAATAGATTTAAAACTACACAAGAGATCAGTCAAGTATTGACAGACACGAATGATGGAAAGATAGATATTCTTATCGGTACCCATAAGTTGCTTACGGATGGTGTGAAATTTAAAGATTTAGGGTTACTCATTATAGATGAAGAACAAAAATTTGGCGTAACAGCTAAAGAAAAGTTAAGGCAACTCCGTGCCCATGTAGATACATTAACCTTAACAGCCACACCTATTCCAAGGACACTCCATTTTTCATTAATGGGTGCACGAGATTTAAGTATTTTACATACACCACCTGCTAATAGACGACCTGTACAAACAAAGGCATGTCCATTTAGTTCCAAAGTTATTCAAGAAGCCATACAAGATGAAATAGCTAGAGGGGGACAAGTTTTTTTTGTACATAATAAAGTAAATGATATAAATACGATTGCAAATAAAATATCAAGTTTAGTACCAACTGTGCGCATTTGTATCGCACATGGTCAAATGGCTGGTACCATGTTGGAAGAGAAAATACTTCAATTTATAGCTGGCAATTATGATGTACTAGTTGCAACAAGTATCATAGAATCTGGCATGGATATTCCAAACGCCAACACCATTATTATTAATGACAGCCACCTATTAGGCCTTTCTGATTTACACCAAATGCGGGGAAGGGTAGGCCGTTCCAATGTACAAGCTTTTTGTTATCTCTTAACGCCACCAAACGTTCATCTTACACCAGAGGCTAAACTAAGATTAAGTGCACTGGAGGAATTTTCTGAATTAGGTGATGGCTTTAAAGTTGCCATGAGGGATTTAGATATACGTGGTGCTGGTGATCTCCTTGGAGCTGCTCAAAGTGGGTTTATTGCAGATATTGGGTTTGAAACCTATTGTAAAATTCTAGAAGAAGCTGTAGAAGAGGTCAAAAATGCTGAATTTAAAACATTATTTAGTAAAGATATTGAAAAAAGGTTTAACGAGTGCTCAATTGAGACAGATTGTGAGTCACTTTTACCCCCAGAATATGTACAAAACACAACACATCGTATGTTGTTTTATAAAAGGCTAAATGAAATTAAAAATATTGACCAACTTATTCTTTTTAAAGAAGAACTAATAGATAGGTTTGGTCCATTGCCTACTCCAACAGAAACTTTATTAGAAACTGTACAACTCCGCTGGGAGGCAGAACGTATTGGTTTTCAAAAAGTAATATTTAAAGATTCCGTTTTGCGTTGTTACCTAGGAGATGATTTTCACAAGAGAAATACCGACATGTGGGAAAATATTGTTAGATATATGCAAACTTACCCAGCCCATTGTCAACTCAAAGAAATAAAAAAAAATATACTCGTTGTTATTACTGGAAAAATAGATACTATTAGTGCTGCTAAAAACCTATTTTCCCAAATAGGTACTGTATAGTTTTATGTAAAAAACCAGTAATTTATATCAGTATATTTATCCGATATTCCGCACTACAATTAGATTTTCTATAAATGGCTGCATACGTGAGGCTAATGGACTAATGATCCAAATAGAAAAGATACCCAAACTAACCAAAACTATCCAATACAATCCTTTAGCATGTACTTGTTCTACCGTACGTGTTAATCCACCACCGCCATAAGCAGTGGCCACTATGGTGGCTACCAATGTAGCTGTAGAAAATTCTTTATGGCCTATGGCATATTCTTTAATATCTTTTACTCTATTGCTAAAATAAATACCTACTGCTAGCGTAAGCAACAGAAAGGTCACCACCATAAGGAGGGGAAGATTGTTCAATACCATAAAAAAAGTTGGTTTTCTCTATTAAAAAGGCTGGAATAGGCAAACATGAGCTACCTAGGCAATGCCTTTTAAAAAATAATATTATGAATAAGATAGTTTCTACTATATACTACAGTTGTACATGACTTTATTTTGTCACGCACACGGGACACAAAAGTTTATTTTGTATCCCTACCTATATATATTGATTATGAAAAACAATTTCATGCTTATGCCTAAAGCAGCATTTAATAAGAAGGAGTACAAAATACTTAGTGTCACTAATACGATGCATATTAGGCAAATTTTTTTATAAAAACAATTTTTTTGATTTTTTGTAATTCCCCAGGAACCTTACATTCCACATAAAACGACATTGTTTTTATGTCTGATTTATAATGAAATATAAAATATAAGGTAAAAATTTTGGCAGCACATTTTCTTGTATGTTCAAGTTTATAAAATATTTATGTCTAACAATCAATTGTTTTTAAAATACATTTAAAAAGGTACCTGGGTAGTTACAATTAATTGCATCACAACTCTATGATGCTATAAATCAATGACATTATAAATATGCATCAGGCGTTGCTTCTAATTTTTTTCTTCGTTTGTGATGCTGTTTTTTGCTTTTCTAATGTTTCTACGTTTATTGCTTCTTCTACAAATTTTTCATCTTTAAATACAAATTTCTTTTTAGGATCCTTGGTAAGATTGTTATTGCTGTCTTGTCGTTTTACTTCAATCATACATTCATTGATATTGCGATGATTGATGTCCTCTCTATTAAAAATACAATTCAAGCCTATATGTACGATCTTCTTTTTTCTAAAATATTTACCAGAATAGTTTTTTTGTTCTATCTGTTCGATGGCTACTTCAGCACTCTGATTCTTTTTCAATTCTATAATATAAACCACATTATTCTTTATGTCATCCATAGTTATATCTGATCGCCCACTACCGGAATGTTCTTCTACACGAATTCTAGGGCCACCTACTGTATGATGACAAACACCATTGAGAAAAGCATGCAGAATATTTTGAAAATCTTTTTCATCATCTTTGAGTGCTTCATAGCTTGTATTCGCAAAACAAGCATCCCTAAATAGCTGCAATAAACGAGTCCAATCCTCTTGCTGTAGAGCTGCAAGTACATGCTCTTTATGATGTACACCTATCTCTTTTTGTTCATCTAAAAACACTTCCTGTATATTTTGTGTAAGTGCCACCCTTACTTCTTCGTTAGGAATTTTTAGTGCATATTGTCCATTAGCAGGATTATAGGTATCTATGGATAAATAACCTGTTTGATACATTAAAGCTTCTAAGCTTAACGGTTTTTTGCTTTGTGTAAACATGATATCATCCTGAGTAACGTAAAATCTTAACTTTTCCCAGTCCAAATCAAATCTATCAATTTCATCTCTCATCTGATTGAGTAAAATACTAGGATCGCCTGTCCTATACCAGTAACCTTGCAAACTGCCTTCTTGAAAAAAAGATAGGACAGAATTAGGGTTATACATAAATGGTCCATCATAGGAAAATCTATACCCATTGTAATAGGACTTTATAGCCTCCATAATACCTTCTTTAGTATATGTTTTTCCTGTACGTTTTTTCATCTCTCGTATGACATAACTAAACCTGTTTTTAAACAGATTTTTAATATCTTCTTCTTTATAGCCAGCTACATCTGAAAATACTTGTTTTAAAGAAACATCATTACCCTGAAATATATTGGCACCAGAACCTAAGTTCACCAAACTAAACTTAGTTACGCCAGTTAGGAATATTAACTGGCAGTCACCAGCACAGCTTTTAACTACAGTGAAAAAATCTTTAAGTACTTTCATACAATCATTATGTTGCTGGGAACGCCAATCTAAATTGACTACAGGACGATCATATTCATCTATTAGAAGAACTATTTTAGGCTCATAACCTTCTTTTAATGTTGTAAGTGTATTTATAAGTCTTCTAAACCTTGTTTGTAATGATTTTCCTGTTATTTTTATTTTATATTGCAAGCCAATGTCGTCTAATAATTCTATAAGATCTCCTTCTAGTTTTTTAGATGAGGTATTATTTAATCCTGAAAAATCCAATCTAATCACTGGATATTTCTTCCAGTCATATTTTATTTTTTTTCCATTTTCATCTTTAAATACTCCATTATAGATAAAGTAATTTTTAAACAATTCCTTATTTATTGCTCCTTCAGCAATGGTAGCAATGGTACTTATCAATAATGATTTTCCGAATCTACGTGGCCGTACCATAAATGTAGGCTTCCCTTCCATTAAAAGTTTGCCAGCAAATTTGGTTTTATCTGCATAATAACCAGACCCTATAACATTTTTGATATCGGCGTCTCCAATAGGAAGACGATCTAAATCCATTTCTGCTACTTGCTCTATTATTTGTTCCAAATCTTCTCCTGTTCTTTTATTTTCTTGTTCCATACCATACTTATGTTTCTTACATGAAAATAAAGATAGCATAAGACATAATACCATCGTATAAATGGTTCTATCTTTTTTAACAATCATCTTTACTTAAAAATTATTTAATCCCTCGATATGTCTTGATGAGCTATGTAGGCAGTAATAGAGAAGAAGACTACATGAACGATGCTACCAACAAGACATCATTATTACCTATAAAGATAGATCACATTATACATTTTTACTTAGTCTACAAGAATACAAAAATATTACCATAGTACCCGAACTTTATTTCGAAACCAATTTTGGTACCCATCTGTTGGCAAGAATTGCATAAAAATAGAGTTAGATTGAATCTACTTCAACAACAGCTTAATATATATGAACAAATACACAGATAAAATACTTTAATGGCGTTATACAACTAAAGGTATAAGTTAGTTGTATAATCTGTTCGTTCCGAGAGCTATTCCTACTCCCCTTCCTGAGTCCTAAATGCAATAAACATAATGAGGTTCCATTTTAACGTTTTTACTCCAAAAACTAATAATAGGGACTTACGCAACAGGTCTAGTTAAATAGATACATATTTTTCGTAATATTCATCTATAATCAATTCTCCATAGCTACTTGCTACAGCAAGCCTATCGCAACGTTCATTTTCTTTGTGTCCATTATGGCCTTTAATCCAATAAAAATGGACATTATGTTTTTGATATACTACCCAAAAACGTTTCCAAAGATCTGAGTTTTTTTTATTTTCAAAGTTTATTTTTATCCATCTTTTAAGCCACCCTTTTTCAACAGCATCTACTACATATTTTGAGTCACTGTAAACCGCAACCTCTTGTCTTTCCTCTTTTATGGCTTCTAAGCCTACAATAACACTCAATAGCTCCATTCGATTGTTGGTGGTCTTTCTATAGCCTTGACAAAATTCTTTGGTATAACTTTTCTTTTTTAGAATTACCCCATAACCCCCTGGACCTGGATTACCCCTAGAAGACCCATCTGTATAAATGTAAATCATAGAGAAAAA contains:
- the mfd gene encoding transcription-repair coupling factor — encoded protein: MQINDFIALYKENKIVKELSDHLSQEKQNITLHLQGIVGSLDAILITAVQQRCPRLQLVVLTTKEEAWDLYGDFRNLLAPDMVLLLPCLEEDDRAQAEGKQILQNKRIEVIHAIATKPIAVVITYMAALAEKILDQSQIADRSCNLQVGQTISLKTLESTLRKQLFTKVDFVYKQGQFAVRGGIVDVYTANESVPYRIELWGNAISSIRTFDPDDQRSFKAVTKATILSNQQEDPLEKTLRYTSFASCLPTDTCIWIKNKTTTLEIFDKIDSGIHNNDIHATIHSSHIPRETKESFMASIDAFHQITFGTQQCMATDKDLIIHYPSDPQPYFKKKSNLLIDDLCKRNQDAYNVLITAVSAGQFARLDTILQEKEPKPYFTPLLLGLREGYIDHTAQIVCYTDHQIFNRYYQYQPPKHYSSTKTVLIQQATNLQVGDYVVHSDYGIGLFSGLHTLHINGYKQEAVRLIYKNNDMVYVNVSELYKISKYTSKHGTPPNMHKLGTTVWQSKKSTVKKQIKDIAKELITLYAERKNATGFSFGKDTYMDAELASSFCYEDTPDQALAIAAVKEDMERPIPMDRLICGDVGFGKTEIAIRAAFKAAENGKQVAVLVPTTILALQHYNSFMSRLADLPVNVSYINRFKTTQEISQVLTDTNDGKIDILIGTHKLLTDGVKFKDLGLLIIDEEQKFGVTAKEKLRQLRAHVDTLTLTATPIPRTLHFSLMGARDLSILHTPPANRRPVQTKACPFSSKVIQEAIQDEIARGGQVFFVHNKVNDINTIANKISSLVPTVRICIAHGQMAGTMLEEKILQFIAGNYDVLVATSIIESGMDIPNANTIIINDSHLLGLSDLHQMRGRVGRSNVQAFCYLLTPPNVHLTPEAKLRLSALEEFSELGDGFKVAMRDLDIRGAGDLLGAAQSGFIADIGFETYCKILEEAVEEVKNAEFKTLFSKDIEKRFNECSIETDCESLLPPEYVQNTTHRMLFYKRLNEIKNIDQLILFKEELIDRFGPLPTPTETLLETVQLRWEAERIGFQKVIFKDSVLRCYLGDDFHKRNTDMWENIVRYMQTYPAHCQLKEIKKNILVVITGKIDTISAAKNLFSQIGTV
- a CDS encoding MFS transporter, which codes for MWIKIIYLIGICAMNFSSILYDFTFAITAFHLTDEAKNGAIVYSVGYLAEILVSMGFGGFLDAYSKRTLFTIAMISKVFLFIFVFIFFNKIRVSLAAISIAAFLVDLISHVTHLTNLVSIATCYHGEERIKFNGLVLTISGIMRISGPILASMFLSYFSQPSYMLLIATLFQFIAMCAYYYIMPLMEREKTIPFSTQSVSHALRGTVIALQLIFADLKWIKLLLIHVSTATILAIATLLLFPLFSKIYHISDVEIGVLRSIGAIGSVAVGVVLGSVFTTKKLSTGISITVFIAGLSLSLFSFYSGFYSAMCLVFLFQSSCTLFFRTASLYFQTFIPNEVMGSWWAAIDAIERLFSLGGILAGGYIFDISGGELLYNILGACLIVISILWFLRNRSLA
- the rnhA gene encoding ribonuclease HI — its product is MIYIYTDGSSRGNPGPGGYGVILKKKSYTKEFCQGYRKTTNNRMELLSVIVGLEAIKEERQEVAVYSDSKYVVDAVEKGWLKRWIKINFENKKNSDLWKRFWVVYQKHNVHFYWIKGHNGHKENERCDRLAVASSYGELIIDEYYEKYVSI
- a CDS encoding AAA family ATPase; this encodes MIVKKDRTIYTMVLCLMLSLFSCKKHKYGMEQENKRTGEDLEQIIEQVAEMDLDRLPIGDADIKNVIGSGYYADKTKFAGKLLMEGKPTFMVRPRRFGKSLLISTIATIAEGAINKELFKNYFIYNGVFKDENGKKIKYDWKKYPVIRLDFSGLNNTSSKKLEGDLIELLDDIGLQYKIKITGKSLQTRFRRLINTLTTLKEGYEPKIVLLIDEYDRPVVNLDWRSQQHNDCMKVLKDFFTVVKSCAGDCQLIFLTGVTKFSLVNLGSGANIFQGNDVSLKQVFSDVAGYKEEDIKNLFKNRFSYVIREMKKRTGKTYTKEGIMEAIKSYYNGYRFSYDGPFMYNPNSVLSFFQEGSLQGYWYRTGDPSILLNQMRDEIDRFDLDWEKLRFYVTQDDIMFTQSKKPLSLEALMYQTGYLSIDTYNPANGQYALKIPNEEVRVALTQNIQEVFLDEQKEIGVHHKEHVLAALQQEDWTRLLQLFRDACFANTSYEALKDDEKDFQNILHAFLNGVCHHTVGGPRIRVEEHSGSGRSDITMDDIKNNVVYIIELKKNQSAEVAIEQIEQKNYSGKYFRKKKIVHIGLNCIFNREDINHRNINECMIEVKRQDSNNNLTKDPKKKFVFKDEKFVEEAINVETLEKQKTASQTKKKIRSNA